From one Stieleria sp. JC731 genomic stretch:
- a CDS encoding DUF1501 domain-containing protein, with protein MRCNNIDKLHSRRDLLTRAGCGFGALAYAAMSGERLFGAETENPASQKITNRLGTAKNVIWLFMEGGPSHIDLFDYKPAVNELAGKSLPDSFEKPVLAMGEINAPILECKREWKQCGESGLWISDWLPHHQQIADELCVIRSCVSDGINHAGGVCQMNTGAVFGGRPSLGAWVSYGLGNPAESLPTFVVMKDSSSMVVNGVRAWGSGFMPSMHQGVLFEPGDEPLRHLNNPAGVSQQQQRSKLDFINQLNRRHFEGRHSNTELEARIQSYELAAKMQADAPVAIDIDNEPEHIRSMYGLDQKETEVYGRQCLLARRLVERGVRFVQLYSGAGSKWDSHSNIESNHSRLCGGVDKPIAGLIADLKQRGMLEDTLVIWGGEFGRTPMSEKGNGRDHNPTGFTMWMAGGGVKAGQAVGATDELGLHAVEDRLHVHDIHATIMGLLGMDHKEVIYMHKGRPERVDLNEGEFYKGILAKT; from the coding sequence ATGAGATGCAACAATATTGACAAGCTTCATTCACGGCGTGACTTGCTGACTCGTGCCGGATGCGGATTTGGTGCACTCGCCTATGCGGCAATGTCCGGCGAGCGTTTGTTCGGTGCAGAGACTGAGAATCCGGCATCGCAAAAGATTACCAACCGATTGGGAACGGCCAAGAACGTCATTTGGCTGTTTATGGAAGGTGGTCCCAGTCACATCGATTTGTTTGACTACAAACCGGCTGTAAACGAATTGGCGGGTAAGTCATTGCCCGACAGTTTTGAAAAGCCCGTCTTAGCGATGGGCGAAATCAATGCGCCGATTTTGGAATGCAAACGAGAATGGAAGCAGTGCGGCGAAAGCGGTCTGTGGATTTCTGATTGGCTTCCACACCATCAACAAATCGCGGACGAACTGTGTGTGATTCGGTCCTGTGTTTCCGACGGAATCAATCATGCCGGTGGCGTTTGTCAAATGAACACCGGAGCTGTTTTTGGGGGCAGGCCATCGCTTGGAGCTTGGGTTTCCTACGGTCTTGGGAACCCCGCAGAAAGCCTGCCAACGTTTGTCGTCATGAAAGACAGTTCGTCAATGGTCGTCAACGGAGTGCGAGCTTGGGGATCAGGGTTCATGCCATCGATGCATCAAGGCGTCCTGTTCGAACCGGGTGATGAACCACTTCGTCACCTAAACAATCCCGCTGGAGTTTCGCAGCAACAGCAACGCAGTAAGTTGGATTTTATTAACCAGCTCAATCGCCGGCACTTTGAAGGTCGACATTCCAATACAGAGTTAGAAGCACGAATCCAAAGCTACGAGCTGGCTGCCAAAATGCAGGCCGACGCGCCCGTCGCAATCGATATTGACAACGAACCAGAGCATATCCGTTCGATGTACGGATTGGATCAGAAGGAAACTGAAGTTTATGGACGTCAGTGTCTGCTAGCTCGGCGACTGGTCGAGCGTGGAGTCCGGTTTGTGCAGTTGTATTCGGGAGCCGGTAGTAAATGGGACAGCCACAGTAATATCGAATCGAACCATTCACGTTTGTGCGGAGGAGTCGACAAGCCGATTGCCGGTTTGATTGCTGACTTGAAACAGCGTGGGATGTTGGAAGATACGCTGGTTATCTGGGGCGGTGAGTTCGGACGAACGCCAATGAGTGAAAAGGGTAATGGCCGTGATCACAACCCAACCGGATTCACCATGTGGATGGCCGGCGGTGGTGTGAAGGCCGGTCAGGCAGTCGGTGCAACAGATGAACTAGGGTTGCATGCGGTGGAAGACCGTCTGCACGTGCACGACATTCATGCGACGATCATGGGACTGTTGGGCATGGACCACAAAGAAGTCATCTACATGCACAAGGGCCGTCCCGAACGAGTCGACCTTAATGAAGGTGAGTTCTACAAAGGGATACTCGCTAAAACATAA
- a CDS encoding PSD1 and planctomycete cytochrome C domain-containing protein, producing MNTSMFPVKKTLLQWSVVLGMLGGGFVGATETKVPDEDSATQHLAFFENKVRPLLASKCVQCHGEEQQKGELRLDSIDAMTRGGESGAAVVPHKPQESLLVEAINYESFEMPPEKQLKADEIEILTQWVKLGAPWPQADSSKIRAAGKTFTDEDRNWWAIQPVADPIPAGSDTPNPQWADQWAENPIDHFVAKRLEQAGLKPAAKADRHELVRRAYFDLHGLPPTPEQVDAFVNDPKPDAWPRLVKQLLQSPRYGERWAQHWLDVIRFAESDGYREDAFRPDASVFRDYVIRSFNDDKPFDQLIREHIAGDEISPDDPDAFIGTAYLRHGVYEWNQRDARMHWDLIVNEMTRVTGEAFLGIGIGCAQCHDHKFDPILQKDYFGLQAFLSSVSWPMDKPLATAEQIRHYNQQQAIWEKATESIRDEIHELTKGAVQKARDNAVVQFPDDVKAIYHKPESEKTTYDKQLSYLVERQAARAARGVDFEKSLKGKPDDLKRYKELQDALKEFDSIKPKDLPTAFVAVDHGPQPAPTYLVTRTSKTEVQPAFLELLGQTPPEIESLEHSTGRRTALANWIADSKNPLSTRVIVNRIWQRHFGTGIVPTPNDFGTLGELPSHPELLDWLTVRFLEGEWRIKAVHELIMMSATYQQTSSREPSEEELKVDPSNRLLWRYPPQRLDAEQVRDAMLAVSGELKQREGGASVAGSSPYRSVFVKKLRNRPDEMLGGFDAPLGFESAPDRVSTTTPLQSLLLMNGQWSVQRSQAFAKRLLGPQKQASPELIQNAYRLVYGRSATDGEVKAALEFIEFQGASIDERAALTAPKPKYPNENGLRPITQHFGNVDQTLLGDKALWIQPESRFERLRLKKSEGLADQFTVEAIVCLDRVYPDASVNTLLSRWDGNQSVGGWNIGITSKKSAYTPQNFIVQLVGRTFQDEAKYEVVASGLKFPLGKPVYVAAAISAMASGDNPTSGTVTFYMKDLSDPDATLQSATVETDIVSHVQNPKLDVIAGGRQSSGHLWDGQMARLLVSDGVLAKEQLLVNQSNTTLERLVDWKFSGANGEQPAPNTVWYRPAKKQDSHGYSSKLHAAVTDFCHALFNSNEFLYLH from the coding sequence ATGAACACTTCTATGTTTCCAGTGAAGAAAACATTGTTGCAATGGTCCGTTGTGCTCGGGATGCTCGGAGGCGGATTTGTCGGGGCAACCGAAACGAAGGTTCCGGATGAAGATAGTGCGACGCAGCACTTGGCGTTTTTTGAGAACAAAGTTCGTCCGCTGTTGGCCAGCAAGTGCGTGCAGTGTCATGGTGAAGAGCAACAGAAAGGTGAGTTGCGTCTCGATTCGATCGACGCAATGACTCGCGGTGGTGAAAGCGGGGCGGCGGTTGTTCCGCACAAACCGCAGGAGAGTTTGTTAGTCGAAGCGATCAACTATGAATCCTTCGAAATGCCGCCAGAAAAGCAACTCAAGGCGGACGAAATCGAGATCCTCACGCAGTGGGTGAAGCTCGGTGCACCTTGGCCGCAGGCAGATTCTTCGAAGATTCGTGCAGCAGGAAAAACGTTTACCGACGAAGACCGCAACTGGTGGGCAATTCAGCCTGTTGCCGATCCGATTCCAGCGGGAAGCGATACGCCAAATCCACAGTGGGCTGACCAATGGGCCGAAAATCCTATTGATCATTTCGTCGCAAAGCGATTGGAACAAGCCGGATTGAAGCCCGCCGCGAAAGCCGATCGCCACGAATTGGTCCGACGCGCTTACTTTGATTTGCATGGGCTTCCGCCTACACCGGAGCAAGTCGACGCATTTGTGAATGATCCGAAACCTGACGCATGGCCGCGTTTGGTCAAGCAGTTGTTGCAAAGTCCTCGCTATGGCGAGCGATGGGCGCAGCATTGGTTGGACGTGATCCGATTCGCCGAGAGCGATGGTTACCGTGAAGATGCGTTTCGACCCGACGCGAGCGTCTTTCGCGACTATGTCATTCGTTCGTTCAACGATGATAAGCCATTCGATCAACTGATTCGCGAACATATCGCTGGCGATGAAATTTCGCCGGATGATCCAGACGCGTTCATCGGAACGGCCTATTTGCGTCACGGTGTCTATGAGTGGAATCAACGTGACGCCCGCATGCACTGGGACCTGATCGTCAACGAAATGACTCGGGTGACCGGCGAAGCGTTCTTGGGCATCGGGATCGGATGCGCACAGTGTCACGACCACAAGTTCGATCCGATCTTGCAAAAGGACTACTTTGGCTTGCAAGCATTCCTGTCTTCAGTGTCATGGCCGATGGATAAGCCGTTAGCCACTGCCGAACAAATTCGGCATTACAACCAACAGCAAGCCATTTGGGAAAAAGCAACCGAGTCGATTCGGGACGAAATCCATGAATTGACAAAAGGGGCGGTTCAAAAAGCACGTGACAACGCGGTTGTACAATTCCCCGACGATGTCAAAGCGATCTATCACAAACCTGAATCTGAAAAGACGACTTACGACAAACAGTTGTCGTATCTGGTCGAAAGGCAGGCAGCCAGAGCGGCACGTGGCGTCGACTTTGAAAAATCACTGAAAGGAAAACCAGACGATTTAAAGCGATACAAAGAACTTCAGGATGCACTGAAGGAATTCGATTCGATCAAGCCCAAGGATCTGCCAACTGCGTTTGTCGCGGTCGATCATGGGCCACAGCCCGCACCGACGTATCTGGTAACACGGACCTCGAAGACGGAGGTTCAACCCGCGTTCTTAGAACTGTTAGGTCAGACGCCGCCCGAGATCGAATCGCTTGAACATTCCACCGGTCGGCGAACGGCTTTGGCAAACTGGATTGCGGATTCAAAGAACCCGTTGTCCACGCGAGTGATCGTCAATCGCATTTGGCAACGTCACTTTGGTACCGGGATCGTTCCCACACCAAATGATTTTGGAACGTTAGGTGAACTGCCCAGTCATCCCGAATTGCTGGATTGGCTAACCGTCCGGTTTTTGGAAGGTGAATGGAGGATTAAGGCGGTCCATGAGTTGATCATGATGAGTGCCACCTACCAGCAAACTTCATCTCGTGAGCCTTCCGAAGAAGAGCTGAAGGTGGATCCCAGCAACCGTTTGCTGTGGCGGTATCCACCGCAACGGCTGGATGCCGAGCAGGTTCGCGACGCGATGTTGGCCGTGTCTGGTGAGCTAAAGCAGCGAGAGGGTGGTGCATCGGTAGCGGGCAGCTCTCCTTACCGAAGCGTCTTCGTCAAGAAACTTCGCAACAGACCTGACGAAATGCTAGGCGGGTTTGATGCGCCGCTGGGATTCGAATCGGCGCCGGATCGTGTTTCCACAACCACTCCGCTGCAGTCTTTGCTGTTGATGAATGGACAATGGAGTGTGCAACGTTCTCAGGCATTTGCCAAACGCTTGCTCGGCCCGCAAAAGCAAGCCTCTCCAGAACTGATTCAAAACGCTTACCGCCTTGTCTACGGTCGATCGGCGACGGATGGCGAAGTCAAAGCTGCCCTGGAGTTCATCGAATTTCAAGGAGCATCGATTGACGAGCGTGCCGCGTTGACCGCTCCCAAGCCGAAGTATCCAAACGAAAACGGGTTGCGGCCCATCACACAGCACTTTGGCAATGTTGATCAAACGTTGCTTGGCGATAAGGCACTATGGATTCAGCCTGAAAGTCGGTTTGAACGGCTAAGATTGAAAAAATCTGAAGGATTGGCAGATCAATTCACCGTTGAAGCGATCGTCTGTTTGGACCGCGTTTATCCCGACGCCAGTGTCAATACACTGCTGTCACGCTGGGATGGGAATCAATCCGTTGGTGGTTGGAATATCGGAATCACCAGCAAGAAGTCTGCCTACACGCCACAGAATTTTATCGTGCAACTGGTCGGCCGGACCTTTCAAGACGAAGCCAAATATGAAGTGGTGGCGTCGGGTTTGAAATTCCCCTTGGGAAAACCGGTCTATGTCGCTGCAGCAATCTCGGCGATGGCCAGTGGCGACAACCCAACGTCCGGTACCGTGACGTTCTACATGAAAGATCTATCGGATCCGGATGCAACGCTTCAGTCTGCAACCGTCGAAACGGATATCGTCAGTCATGTGCAGAATCCCAAATTGGATGTGATCGCCGGTGGCAGGCAGTCTTCTGGTCATTTGTGGGACGGTCAAATGGCAAGGCTGTTGGTCAGCGACGGAGTACTGGCTAAAGAGCAACTGTTGGTCAATCAATCAAATACGACTTTGGAACGGTTGGTGGACTGGAAGTTTTCAGGAGCCAACGGTGAGCAACCGGCTCCCAATACCGTTTGGTATCGACCGGCAAAAAAGCAAGATAGTCATGGCTATTCGAGCAAACTTCACGCGGCGGTCACTGACTTTTGCCACGCTCTGTTTAATTCAAATGAATTCCTTTACCTGCATTAG
- a CDS encoding FecR domain-containing protein, with translation MSDEHRFAELWTDYLEGELDASSMDELRQLLESDDRQLGQAADLYQTHRLLNLVAKQDIAADQEDDFVVQVMKRLPRSPERFVDDVMADVQANASDSVSPVTVASPIPPTFLALIAATLIGIVSLLYWQSVSRDAGTSVAVSENRNQKNSEIAANEIATVRFANLAHAKFFGELLPPVDSALSRQRDYVLMTGLAEVHFPSGAEAIIEGPAVFRVLSDECLGLDVGKCSVHAPDGAEGFRIETPMMRVVDRGTRFTINVAETSETEVHVVEGAADVYETSTTATTTDHSQVHLTDGQAQRFAALSEFGADPIAYDPRLYRRELPDRVISYEARENKAGHADQLVSVTVQRGGQIQTIPVKQLIRAKTIAFSSPEVGGFLCGPATLPVDRASLTSDNSLVTGVINPGGSRTPYSSDPVSVGDDPTPGMAIQFEGPIVNGPGDDLVVFDLQAFSNPPDGDAFHIGPLKFRDGLKVQTITSFDLTLESPSAHPLADFYVHMFPGPVSSVGEVQSTETVARRQTIRFRGLVVGVDLTDLGFDDGESVDGLFIQDALDDDHHIDPVFIGGLPPLP, from the coding sequence ATGAGTGACGAACATCGGTTCGCAGAACTGTGGACGGATTATCTTGAAGGTGAACTTGATGCGTCGTCGATGGACGAGCTGCGTCAGCTGCTTGAGTCTGACGATCGGCAACTGGGGCAAGCCGCCGATCTGTACCAGACCCATCGCCTGCTGAATTTGGTTGCCAAGCAAGACATCGCTGCCGACCAGGAAGACGACTTTGTTGTTCAGGTGATGAAGCGATTGCCTCGTTCACCAGAACGTTTCGTCGACGACGTCATGGCTGATGTGCAGGCGAATGCGTCCGATTCCGTTTCACCTGTGACGGTGGCAAGTCCCATCCCGCCGACATTCCTGGCACTGATTGCGGCAACGCTAATCGGAATCGTTTCTCTGCTTTATTGGCAGTCGGTAAGCCGCGATGCAGGGACCAGCGTTGCTGTCTCTGAAAATCGAAATCAAAAAAACTCGGAGATTGCTGCCAACGAAATCGCTACCGTTCGTTTCGCCAATCTCGCTCACGCAAAATTCTTTGGCGAGCTGCTGCCGCCAGTGGATTCGGCTCTATCGCGTCAACGTGACTATGTGCTGATGACAGGCTTGGCCGAAGTCCATTTTCCAAGTGGCGCAGAGGCCATTATCGAAGGCCCCGCCGTCTTTCGTGTTCTTTCCGACGAATGCTTGGGATTGGATGTTGGCAAATGCAGTGTGCACGCACCCGATGGTGCGGAAGGGTTCCGGATCGAAACACCGATGATGCGTGTTGTCGATCGAGGCACCCGTTTCACAATCAATGTTGCTGAGACTAGCGAGACGGAAGTGCATGTCGTGGAAGGTGCGGCTGACGTCTATGAAACTTCGACCACGGCGACGACCACTGATCATTCACAAGTGCATCTGACTGACGGTCAAGCGCAGCGCTTTGCGGCGTTATCCGAATTCGGTGCAGATCCGATCGCGTACGATCCACGACTTTATCGGCGTGAATTGCCAGATCGTGTGATCAGCTACGAAGCTCGTGAAAACAAGGCCGGGCATGCCGACCAGCTTGTCAGTGTCACGGTTCAGCGTGGTGGTCAGATTCAAACGATCCCGGTCAAGCAATTGATTCGCGCGAAGACGATTGCATTCAGTTCTCCGGAAGTCGGTGGGTTTCTTTGTGGACCGGCAACGCTGCCAGTGGATCGTGCGTCGCTAACGTCCGACAACAGCTTGGTGACTGGAGTGATCAACCCGGGTGGTAGCAGAACACCGTACAGCTCCGATCCGGTATCGGTTGGTGATGATCCGACGCCTGGGATGGCGATTCAGTTTGAAGGTCCGATCGTCAATGGGCCGGGCGATGATCTGGTCGTCTTTGACTTGCAGGCATTTTCGAATCCACCTGATGGAGACGCCTTTCACATCGGGCCACTTAAGTTTCGTGACGGATTGAAGGTGCAGACGATCACGTCGTTTGACCTGACGTTGGAATCTCCGTCTGCTCATCCGCTCGCTGACTTTTATGTCCATATGTTTCCCGGACCTGTTTCTTCGGTCGGTGAAGTTCAGTCGACTGAAACCGTCGCACGTCGACAAACCATTCGATTCCGAGGATTGGTTGTCGGTGTCGATTTAACGGACTTGGGATTCGACGACGGTGAATCGGTAGATGGGCTATTTATCCAAGACGCACTGGACGACGACCATCATATTGATCCTGTGTTTATTGGTGGTCTTCCGCCATTGCCGTAG
- a CDS encoding sigma-70 family RNA polymerase sigma factor: MTVPKDTSDTRRQCAPDFDTEPAINAELERAIACARGGETSAYEGVVRHFETRLRAWLAGQAPPGIDVDDIAQRTFVAAYSRLADYAPGTRFEAWLFAIARYQLKTEMTRLRRVADYHARYAPDLLQRELERRASGPTEFEIERLESLKTCVNSLADHLRRFIRWRYDEEISLEEMAIRSGRSVAAVKKQLWQIRQRLQECVEQRSVAGEGGELG, encoded by the coding sequence ATGACGGTTCCAAAGGACACGAGCGATACCAGGCGTCAATGCGCCCCTGATTTCGACACCGAGCCAGCGATTAATGCTGAGTTGGAGCGGGCGATCGCGTGCGCCCGTGGCGGCGAAACGTCTGCTTATGAAGGCGTTGTGCGCCATTTCGAGACTCGTTTGAGAGCTTGGCTGGCCGGTCAGGCTCCGCCCGGGATCGACGTCGACGATATCGCTCAGCGTACTTTTGTTGCCGCGTATTCTCGACTGGCAGATTACGCGCCGGGAACTCGCTTTGAAGCTTGGCTGTTCGCGATCGCTCGTTATCAGTTGAAGACCGAGATGACTCGTCTGCGCCGCGTCGCGGACTACCACGCCCGCTACGCACCCGATCTTTTGCAGCGAGAGCTAGAACGAAGGGCGAGTGGTCCGACGGAGTTTGAGATCGAACGGTTGGAGTCACTGAAAACTTGCGTCAATTCACTAGCCGATCATCTGCGGCGTTTCATTCGCTGGCGCTACGATGAGGAAATTTCATTAGAGGAAATGGCTATCCGTAGCGGACGGTCGGTCGCAGCTGTGAAAAAGCAGCTTTGGCAAATTCGCCAACGGCTTCAAGAGTGTGTTGAGCAGCGATCTGTTGCTGGCGAAGGAGGTGAACTCGGATGA
- a CDS encoding histone deacetylase, which produces MTLLYQDDRFRLHNTGQHPECAARLEPAGEYLKTLGEKDGIVRPTWELASAEQIGSIHQPYYIEKVSNFAARGGGRIETDTVMSAESYDVARLATGAVCDAVEQVVAGDDQRAYCFIRPPGHHALAGAPMGFCLFNNIAIGARLAIDRLKLDRVMIVDWDVHHGNGTQDVFWDDAQVAFFSIHRWPFYPGTGDEDETGTGAGLGTTMNVPIGFGTSPQSYMDQFRSHLEQFAASFKPQLLLLSAGFDCHRNDPVGSLGLDAKHFKEMTQFVVGLANEHCDGKLVSVQEGGYDPQAMRECVKVHLENLPL; this is translated from the coding sequence ATGACGTTGCTTTACCAAGACGATCGATTTCGCCTTCACAACACCGGTCAGCATCCTGAATGTGCAGCCAGGTTGGAGCCGGCAGGTGAATACCTAAAAACGCTGGGCGAAAAAGACGGTATCGTTCGTCCAACATGGGAGCTGGCATCCGCGGAGCAGATCGGTTCTATCCACCAGCCGTACTACATCGAAAAGGTCAGCAACTTCGCTGCCCGTGGTGGAGGCAGGATCGAGACCGACACGGTCATGAGTGCTGAGTCCTACGATGTCGCTCGGCTTGCAACTGGAGCGGTTTGTGATGCCGTTGAGCAGGTGGTTGCGGGTGACGATCAGCGTGCTTATTGCTTCATTCGACCGCCTGGGCATCACGCACTTGCCGGTGCACCTATGGGATTTTGTTTGTTCAACAACATCGCCATTGGCGCTCGCTTAGCGATCGATCGTCTAAAACTTGACCGAGTGATGATCGTGGATTGGGATGTCCATCATGGCAACGGTACACAGGACGTCTTCTGGGATGACGCTCAGGTCGCATTCTTTTCAATTCATCGTTGGCCGTTTTATCCAGGGACTGGAGACGAAGATGAAACCGGTACCGGCGCGGGCTTAGGAACGACTATGAATGTTCCGATCGGATTCGGGACATCGCCGCAGTCCTACATGGATCAATTCCGCAGCCATTTAGAACAATTCGCCGCTTCGTTCAAACCGCAGTTGTTGCTCCTCAGTGCCGGATTTGATTGCCACCGCAACGATCCTGTCGGGTCCTTGGGGTTGGATGCAAAGCACTTTAAAGAGATGACACAGTTCGTTGTTGGATTGGCAAACGAGCATTGCGATGGAAAGCTCGTTTCGGTTCAGGAAGGCGGCTACGATCCGCAGGCGATGCGCGAATGCGTCAAAGTCCATCTGGAAAACTTGCCGCTGTAA
- the cmoB gene encoding tRNA 5-methoxyuridine(34)/uridine 5-oxyacetic acid(34) synthase CmoB produces MTAPAWFDRRELDQWLRDQKQGDFADLVASLSKARLDQPTNGDLKRWIKTFDELPSADQYRLDLSGARVRVVPTGDAANDAPSNEDASGQLKDLLMRFHPWRKGPLEFSEHVIDTEWRSDWKYDRIQQCVDFTGKKVLDVGCGNGYYGWRMLGDGASFVLGLDPILRFLAQFEVFRRYAGPECPHHVVPLIDEDLPAKLELFDVAVSAGVLYHRTSPIDHLRSLAGSLVQGGQLILETLIVESDQPRVLVPEDRYAQMRNVWFLPSVPMIFRWLRRTGFKNERLIDVTATTSQEQRTTDWMTFQSLTDFMDPNDPDKTIEGYPGPVRAIIVAERV; encoded by the coding sequence ATGACCGCTCCCGCATGGTTTGATCGGCGTGAACTGGATCAATGGCTACGAGATCAAAAGCAAGGCGACTTTGCCGATCTGGTCGCAAGCCTTTCAAAAGCTCGTTTGGACCAGCCAACCAACGGTGATTTAAAGCGTTGGATCAAAACTTTTGATGAGCTTCCTTCGGCTGATCAATATCGGCTGGATCTTTCTGGCGCTCGCGTCCGAGTCGTCCCGACGGGCGATGCGGCTAACGATGCGCCCAGCAACGAGGATGCGTCGGGGCAATTGAAAGACTTACTGATGCGATTCCACCCTTGGCGAAAAGGTCCCTTGGAATTCAGTGAGCATGTCATCGATACCGAATGGCGCTCGGACTGGAAATATGATCGCATCCAGCAGTGTGTCGATTTCACTGGAAAGAAAGTGCTGGACGTTGGGTGCGGGAACGGGTACTACGGTTGGCGGATGCTTGGTGATGGAGCCAGCTTTGTGTTGGGACTTGATCCGATCCTCCGTTTCCTTGCCCAGTTCGAAGTCTTTCGTCGCTACGCCGGACCCGAGTGCCCGCATCACGTGGTTCCGCTGATCGATGAAGATCTACCGGCAAAGCTAGAGCTGTTTGACGTCGCCGTTTCGGCGGGAGTTCTTTACCACCGTACTAGTCCGATCGACCATTTGCGAAGTCTGGCTGGATCACTGGTCCAAGGTGGTCAATTGATCCTTGAAACACTGATCGTCGAGAGTGATCAGCCTCGTGTGCTCGTTCCTGAAGATCGCTATGCACAGATGCGCAACGTGTGGTTTTTGCCTTCGGTACCGATGATCTTCCGGTGGCTACGTCGGACAGGTTTCAAGAACGAACGCCTGATCGATGTGACCGCCACGACCTCGCAAGAGCAGCGGACGACCGATTGGATGACTTTTCAATCGTTAACTGACTTTATGGACCCCAACGATCCGGATAAGACGATCGAAGGTTATCCAGGTCCCGTCCGAGCGATCATTGTTGCCGAACGTGTCTAA
- the cmoA gene encoding carboxy-S-adenosyl-L-methionine synthase CmoA: MSRDNIYALPRNHVGNFQFDDSVAEVFPDMISRSVPGYTSILSVIEQLAERLVVPKSNVYDLGCSLGAATTLIRGKAPSDATIHAIDNSEAMVRRLIERVEADTQVGLCDVAVHLQDVCETEMTDASMIVLNFTLQFIAADKRSDLLQRCYDAMLPGGGLVLSEKVCFDHPAEQSLLADLHLDFKRACGYSELEIAQKRSSLENTLIPETVQTHVSRLRQAGFETVSPWFQCFNFVSILAIKSS; encoded by the coding sequence ATGTCGCGAGACAACATCTATGCATTGCCGCGGAATCACGTCGGCAATTTCCAATTTGACGACAGTGTCGCCGAAGTCTTCCCGGACATGATTTCTCGCAGCGTCCCAGGGTACACTTCGATCCTGTCCGTGATCGAGCAGCTCGCCGAACGATTGGTAGTTCCAAAATCCAATGTTTATGACTTGGGGTGTTCGCTCGGTGCCGCAACGACTTTGATTCGTGGCAAAGCTCCGTCGGATGCAACCATCCATGCGATTGACAATTCCGAAGCGATGGTTCGTCGGTTGATCGAACGTGTTGAAGCGGACACGCAGGTCGGACTGTGTGATGTTGCGGTTCATTTGCAGGACGTTTGTGAAACCGAGATGACGGACGCTTCGATGATCGTTCTGAATTTCACATTGCAGTTCATTGCTGCGGATAAACGATCAGACCTGCTACAGCGATGTTATGACGCAATGCTTCCTGGTGGCGGTTTGGTGCTCAGCGAAAAGGTGTGCTTTGATCATCCGGCAGAGCAGTCTTTACTGGCTGACCTGCACTTGGATTTCAAGCGAGCTTGCGGCTACAGCGAGTTGGAAATTGCCCAAAAACGCAGCTCGCTGGAAAACACATTGATTCCCGAAACGGTTCAAACGCACGTCTCTAGATTGCGGCAAGCCGGATTCGAGACGGTTTCGCCGTGGTTTCAATGTTTTAATTTCGTTTCCATTCTTGCCATCAAGTCATCATGA